The Equus caballus isolate H_3958 breed thoroughbred chromosome 13, TB-T2T, whole genome shotgun sequence genome includes a window with the following:
- the C1QTNF8 gene encoding complement C1q tumor necrosis factor-related protein 8 — protein MALAPVAAPALLLLLALPARAWPGLGLPRRPCVHCCRPAWPPAAPGPHAPMSDGEEWVWPPRVQPTIDISILKGAKGEAGLRGRTGRSGKEGPPGSRGPRGRKGQKGQVGPPGAPCQRAYAAFSVGRREGLHSSDDFQAVTFDTELVNLDSAFDLASGRFLCAVPGIYFLSLNVHTWNYKETYLHVMCNRRATAVLYAQPSERSVMQTQSLLLPLDAGDTVWVRMFQRDRDNAIYGEHGDLYITFSGHLVKPATEL, from the exons ATG GCTCTGGCCCCAGtggcagcccctgccctcctgctcctcctggcaTTGCCTGCccgggcctggcctggcctggggctgccccGGCGGCCGTGTGTGCACTGCTGCCGCCCGGCCTGGCCGCCGGCCGCCCCTGGCCCGCACGCCCCCATGAGCGACGGGGAGGAGTGGGTGTGGCCGCCTCGTGTGCAGCCCACCATCGACATCTCAATCCTCAAAG GTGCAAAGGGCGAAGCAGGGCTCAGAGGTCGCACCGGCAGGAGTGGGAAGGAGGGCCCGCCAGGCTCCCGGGGCCCCCGCGGCCGCAAGGGTCAGAAGGGGCAGGTGGGGCCGCCAGGCGCCCCATGCCAGCGAGCCTACGCGGCCTTCTCGGTGGGCCGGCGAGAGGGGCTGCACAGCTCCGACGACTTCCAGGCCGTGACCTTCGACACGGAGCTGGTGAACCTGGACAGCGCCTTTGACCTGGCCTCCGGTCGCTTCCTCTGTGCCGTGCCCGGCATCTACTTCCTCAGCCTCAACGTGCACACCTGGAACTACAAGGAGACCTATCTGCACGTCATGTGCAACCGGCGGGCCACCGCCGTGCTGTACGCGCAGCCCAGCGAGCGCAGCGTCATGCAGACCCAGAGCCTGCTGCTGCCGCTGGATGCCGGCGACACCGTCTGGGTGCGCATGTTCCAGCGTGACCGTGACAACGCCATCTACGGTGAGCACGGCGACCTCTACATCACCTTCAGCGGCCACCTGGTCAAGCCAGCCACTGAGCTCTAG